In one Bombyx mori chromosome 22, ASM3026992v2 genomic region, the following are encoded:
- the LOC119630223 gene encoding serine/arginine repetitive matrix protein 1-like, with product MRSALASGSGAINPTRPSVGKKRGRRKNPLTTSDDGGASSSSIEVPEKTMAIEEVAPVVAGPATTKDTMPAPQRPPVRRRGAVSPATSVESMSTSAASLASGDEAFRDLDLALVNLAKLLSTVAAKGAEPGSSYRKRLREGAAMVRTKLIPTMSKLVGQLDSRESRILEDSPVLRDGTPLSPMPALAHSGPPARKMDTSVPSRAVMSVAAPMPAPTSVAPVSRVPTPALPHPPRRVELRPAPPPQISAIPTSMQRGRLRPAPAQAEDIRSPLARMVDEWPALSRPRPAEPPSREEMVACISRVVADEVRKHFAGLEEMLRSSNGSGNCVPAPKATTAIRDWAAQPTSTSTPSARVARRGGRNQNIRGAGAKNPAPRSQPQPRPLPPPPSSMDEGWTEVVKRGTKARRQTAALAAPQEGRAPTAAARNTALAAVAAPREGRAPAASKKKNRKNKPRAAGSAAVVVTLLPGAAEKGHDPQHRNMTLRGRGSVCFGVMKYKKKLD from the coding sequence atgcgctctgcgctcgccagcgGGTCGGGTGCGATCAACCCCACCAGACCATCGGTAGGGAAAAAGAGGGGGCGAAGGAAGAACCCACTAACAACGTCCGACGACGGCGGCGCGTCATCTTCCAGCATcgaggtgccggaaaagacgatgGCCATCGAGGAGGTGGCTCCGGTGGTTGCGGGGCCTGCCACAACGAAAGACACGATGCCCGCTCCCCAGCGGCCACCAGTAAGGAGGAGAGGCGCAGTGTCACCAGCGACGTCGGTGGAATCGATGTCGACATCGGCCGCGTCCCTAGCTAGCGGGGACGAGGCATTCCGCGACCTCGACCTTGCGCTGGTCAATCTGGCGAAGCTGCTGTCGACTGTGGCTGCCAAGGGCGCTGAGCCAGGCAGCAGCTACAGGAAAAGGCTCCGGGAGGGAGCCGCTATGGTTAGGACAAAGCTGATCCCCACCATGTCCAAACTCGTCGGGCAGCTTGACTCCAGGGAGAGTCGCATTCTGGAGGACTCCCCGGTCTTGCGAGATGGGACTCCCTTGTCGCCGATGCCTGCGCTGGCACACTCTGGGCCCCCCGCGAGGAAGATGGACACCAGCGTGCCCTCACGAGCTGTGATGAGTGTGGCGGCGCCCATGCCAGCGCCCACTTCTGTGGCCCCTGTTTCACGAGTGCCTACTCCCGCACTCCCTCACCCCCCGCGGAGGGTTGAGTTAAGGCCTGCGCCGCCTCCCCAAATATCGGCCATCCCTACGTCCATGCAGAGAGGAAGGTTAAGGCCTGCACCAGCGCAGGCTGAAGACATCCGCtcgccactggcgaggatggtAGACGAGTGGCCGGCGCTGTCGCGGCCCAGGCCTGCGGAGCCGCCAAGCAGAGAAGAAATGGTGGCCTGCATCTCGCGGGTGGTGGCGGATGAGGTCCGCAAACACTTTGCTGGCCTCGAGGAGATGCTCCGCTCCTCGAATGGTTCCGGAAATTGCGTCCCGGCACCAAAAGCCACGACCGCCATACGGGACTGGGCCGCGCAGCCGACCTCCACTTCTACCCCATCCGCGAGGGTGGCACGACGTGGAGGCCGGAACCAGAATATCAGAGGTGCGGGAGCCAAGAATCCCGCCCCGAGATCCCAACCACAGCCTCGTCCCCTTCCTCCTCCCCCgtcaagcatggacgagggctggacaGAAGTGGTGAAGCGGGGTACCAAAGCACGGCGACAGACAGCAGCTCTGGCAGCTccccaagagggtcgagcgccGACCGCTGCAGCCCGAAATACAGCGCTGGCGGCCGTGGCTGCTCCCCGCGAGGGTCGAGCACCGGCCGCTAGCAAGAAGAAAAACAGAAAGAACAAGCCGCGCGCAGCGGGGTCAGCTGCCGTGGTAGTGACTTTGCTGCCGGGcgccgccgaaaagg